The genomic stretch TAAAAGCCTAataaagggaagggaaaggttTAGGAGCTTCTGTTTTATAGTTTAGGTTCAAGTGTGGCTTGGCCAGACAGCAAATTGCGGCAGTACAAAGTGTCCTGCAGAAGTACACTCTGTAATCGTTCcgttttatctttggtttaaattttatttttctttgtttgaaacTCATCATCGTAGATTACCACACCCAGAAATCAAGGAAAATACAATTTGGACCAAGATAATCTCGAGCCACAACAGATCCACTGACTAGGATAACAGTGGAATCACAAAAAGGAGTCCCTTCAAGAAAAATGAATTAACAGCTTGATGAAGATCACGTTTCTAATGTGTTTTTTAGCAGGAACTAGAAGAATATCGAGTGGAAGGTTGAGTACCACTGTAAATGCTTTGtctgaaatttttgttgtatatcctttatttttcctttttcattgtATTTACAAACTCGATGCTTAAAAGAAGCTTTGTTCTGATAAGGCAAAAGAATCACAATGATATGTTAATGAGCCAGCTTGCTTAAAGTGATATAAGCATATGCATATAGTTATCCAACGACCTCCTTTGTCTCTTAACTACCGCTTTAGACtggttttcattttcctgcatgaagttttcttttcgttAAATATCCCCCTCGATATTTGTAATGTTGATGCTGAAACTTGAAGGTGCTATTTAGTTGGTCCACTTGTTTAACGTTTCAGACGGTAAGAAACATAAAAGCTTTTTCCGCAAATGAAAtctgaaaacttaaaaattcaATATCAAAAGGGAAGAAACATTTTACGAAACTAGTTGAAGTACTATGAAAGGTCTGAAGGATTTTGAGTAACGGTTACAATACAAATTAATTTGAGTTTATGTGGGCATGCATAAAGTAAGCTTCCACAACACTTCCATGAGGCAACCATGCTCCATTCACTTTGGCCTGCGGTCATCATGTGGATACCAGAGGCTGAAACTAGAAATTCAACAAGTAAAAAACATAACTAACAGCACATGGACAacagcccacgttcgatatatcaaaattctaacatgactccgaggctttagggtcaaaattacaaatttttcacgacatccattgtctcgcaattcccaaaagagacttgagcacaaagaaaacaaaaccagatGTAGAAAAATAACCAGAAAGCcttggagtcatgttagaattctAAAACAGTAATCGAAGGTGGGCTATTGACTGTAGTGGTACTCACGCTGACGTCAATTACTGATATAAATGTGCCAACCAGAAGCGCATTGGTTCTTGagaaaaaatttgtttcaccCGTTGcacatttgaataacaaaaacaatgtttgtaaacagtgatTCTTCGTATTGCTATTCTCTTAATCGTTATTAAAATTATAATCTTGGGTGTTAAACCCCATGCTAACCGGGTCGGCTAGAAAATAAGACAGTGAAATCTCTCTTTTTAATAAACGCGAAAGTACCACCACTCTGTTTTTACATGTGCTGTTGAAGACGCTTGAGAAGGTCTAGCTGATTACAGGGCAAAGGTAGTATCCTCATTTCTCAGCTATTTCAATACCCTGAGTATTGATCCAGCACAGGGGATCGAACCCTCGACCCCTCGCTCTCCTGTCCAGCACTCTAGGTACTGAGCCAACGAGGCCATGGTTAAAGCAAGAGCTCAGTTTAAAAAGATCTACTGCTATGTTCCAGCGATTCGGTGCCTCTATGCAGTGCATGCCTCAAAATTTAGTAAACCTATGAAAACGACCTAACCTCCccactttcttcccctgaaagtAGCTGCTGACCAGAATGTCTCCGGACTGGCAGACACCATATTTTCAGGGATCCCTGTGCTCAGTTTGAGGAAGGTTTCGTTTTTGATGTCATAAAAGTGCTTGGAAGAGATTTTCTTCCAGGAAACTCCATCATCGGTGCTGCGAAGGAAGTTCATTGCACGGTCCACTCCAAAGAGCCAGCCGCTTATTTGGTCCAAAGCTATGACACTGATAATGTGCTCTGAAATATCTGAAAAAATAGGTACGCGTGATTCGGAGGATACGTCATGCAGATAATTTTCATGGcgttaaaaaaattcttataaCAACTTCCACAAAGCTAATGTGGAGCTGATGCTTCAGAGAAGCCCTTCTGCACCAGCTGCGGTGGTAAAAGGAAATTTGTGGTCTTTCCTTTCCACGTTTGTACCAAATGAGGGTAAAACAACAGTCCATTGACGCCACTGCCCCCAACAGCATGGTTGATATGGCTATGCGCATGCGTTTCCATGACTATATACAGTTTAGTTAATGGAGCATTGTTTTCAGATTGTATCTGAGAAGTTCctaattttgattaaaaaaaatctgccaTCTCCCAGCCTTTCTCACCCATTcacaagaaaaaggtaaaaaaggaaTATACAGAAAGGTAGCACAAACGTACGTTACACTgtcaagaagaaaacgaaatatCGTTTTTTCGTCTCGCGTAATGCTAAAGAAATAGCAGACACCTGCACGCAGGATGCATTTGTTGTACAGTACACGATCCGCTCTAccttgatttttgttttgttactgttTTCGTCCTTGCAAAAATACTCCCGAGGAATGTAAATATCATTCATTCCTCATAGAAATGTCGTTGGAAGCTAAGCATCCTTTCAGTTCACTAAATTTCAGGGGATGCttccttatataagctatataggtactGACTATATGCGCGGCGCAAAAGGGTACAAAATGTTACCGTATACCCCTTATGGTCTGAAATTGAGTGTAGAGTTTAATCGGGGAAGATTTTGTGCTTTTTTTGATCCAGGATCTGGAGctaaatattgttttattatcattattttttaaccttttgaGAAAAGCttttcaggtctgaaatagggcaGGCAAAATCACATTGTTTGGTCCGAaatagacccccccccccccccccccctccccgtaCCAGACGTGGAAAACTCACCTCTCCAATCCTTTCCATCACTTGTTGAGAAACAGCTGCTTACTGATCTAACCACACAAGAGTCAATCGTAACTATTACTGAAGTGCAAGACTAAAGTGAAATTGGACCTGTGGGGTTGGACTGGCATATGAAAGGGATGGGAAGCGTGACGTCATTTTTGGGTTGAATTACAGATTTTAGTCTCACTTAGGGTACAGTACATAACGCCAATATTTTGATTCACAAAGATACACTTAAGACTTAAGGGTAACCTAGAAATGAAAAGAAGGGTAcgtcaaaaaatatttttttgtttcaaaacttAGATTATTACAATTCTTATTTGGCTATCTTTTTCAGAATGGCTTAAGCCACGCACAGATTGTCTCCTTGAGTGTATTAAATCTACTTTTCCGAAAAGCATTTTAATTCTAATTCTTTCAGACAGTTAACCGCCTCCCCCCTCTACCCCAAAGGGAGTGAGGGAAAATTGCAGCTCGTACGCTGGGGAAGAAGGTAAAAAACGACGTTTAGGAGTGAAGCTCACTAAAGCCGGCCCTGTTGAAAGGTCTTTGATGAATCATTTCCTGCCAGAATTGGATGGAGTAGACCATGCAGTTTAAATTTAGAGCGACCTTCTTTGGCGCCAATTAAGTCCCAAAAACTAGTCTCGAACACCTTTAGACCTGAAAATGGCATTTTGACAATCAAATGAcgcttttttcactttgttataTCTTACACATTGGATGCGTACAAACAGGGTTCATTTCTGTTAGCATAAGACATCTTCTTTCATCTTTCTTTAGTCGTTcatcatatatatatatttcaagTGAAACATATTGTAAAATGTTTACATGGTTTCTGCTTCTAACTCCTAAACAAGTAAACCACCTCTCGTTGCGCCAACAATTGACGAAGTTTCTATCTGTGATTTTAATTGGCGTTAACCAATCTTTGCCGGTTAGGCGTTTAAGGTTATAGTGATTTTCATGACTTTAGTATGTTGTGTACCTGTCTCTCGTGTACATGCAGACATACAACCAGCCGAACTCTTGATCCAACAAGACAGTTCTTCTATGGTACTCTGGAACACCTGAAGATACAGACAAACATTCATTTGGTGGTTAATGGTCAGTCATAATTGGTGTATGTCAGCTTGTAGTATTttactttataaaataactaagatagtacgcgcgctctgattggccgagaggagtgtttgcatgagagtatgtaaatatgattgtggcgtcaagttgtttggtttttcgcgcgctaatcacgcaagcacaaatttgaaaaagttttcgagttcaaaactcagaaagtttactttatttacccactccttcgtcggctgaaacttggaaaatcgttgcaaagaaggtgtgtacatttttcttcgcttaagctgaccgttttaagcgagaaaaatccgtattttgcaaagcatctttttgcaaaacaagaactgattacgcgtgcaagacttcgtggacaagattttgcgactggtaagaatttctcttttaatcagtgccatacaaagagttttgagtttttttctcgggaaagttatttgataaaagcaatagaaaacttttttcctgtgttttcctgtgtttgtgttatgcaaaccctcgacttcgtctcgggtttgcataactgtctcgaattctcccaacccctctcgtgtttatatcaggctatgcaaacacggaaaacgttttctattgcttaaataggcGCCCCTAGATTAGAGCGAAGGTCTGTGAGACCCACATCATTCCTCACTTCGTTGTTATAATTTCGTTAACTTGGTAAATCTACAGAAGTTTGCAAGTAAACAGATATACAAAAACCtgacatttttgtttatttacatGACCCACCAATAGGCGTGTAAAAACCCGCCAAGATCCAATTTAAGGCTCGAACCTAATTTGTGCATGTAAACTAGTGACAGTTTGAACTTAAAACTGTTTGAACTTTAAACTTACTTGAATTTCCACTCGACTTATTGTGGAGACTTCTAGCTGAGAATTATCAAAGATGCGTGTTTTATTGCATTCGTTTTACGGTTACTGCTGCAAAACAGTTTGGAAGTCGACGAAAATATCGTGTGAAAAACGACGATCCATAATTTTACGAAAATCCGAGTAATAAAGGCTTAGAAGCTTTTATTGTATGGCTTTCTTTCTATGAAACAGGAAATAGCTACAATAGCTATTGGTAAAGTCCTGGGCAACCAAGATAGGGTTATACTTCCCACTCGGTTAGCCAAACAGTGTTACACGTGCTTCGCTTCATTTTACCCGTTCGACAAAGCAGTCAATAATAAAGTTATTTCagatttactttatttattttacatttgccacatagaataaatattatagaaagaaaaggaaaaatatatatattttaaaactaaGGCCGCAAATTTATAGGGCAGGAAaagctacaaaaaaaattcaaaactaaatGTAATATTAAGTGACTTAACTTTCATGATTTAATGTAAGCTGCCATatcatacaccgtattcacaaatggcggacacgcgggaaaaaactggtgcctagtcatgaaagcgaggcgttggaggataaacaaaaattacaaatgaagactttcagtgaacttccagagtgtttagcacggattccacctaaaataactttgtacggacttctttttaaatacagttacgtgggatgtcttctgcttttaatgtttagtaatgatttgctgtttgcaatcaaaagggacgcgtatatctgcaaggaaacaggatgattttgtaggttttcgagtcggtttccgaagcatcagaagctcgacagGTGGACGAtgactggagaaaagcggcaaaaatgttggcccaaacttcatattgaaaccgagtacgaaagccagctcactgcaattcggtgaaacagaaatataaacaaatcttggtggcaagaaaaaagaaataagcgacagatacatggcctacttgttaacgcaagagacgtctgccgttgaacaaaacagttcaagtcgagatggaaaaaaggaagacaggaaagaagaggtgactgaggtttcgatgaagttatgtttgatttttgtttgccaggacgttattctctggtctttatcaatGAAAGACATCaattataactattttttttattataaatgcaggagcgatcgagtggagtacgctcaaaatttcaacttgttactcggcagactcggtaagccagacacatcatttcagcgagtaatttcgtatttcttatcgttggctgttaagagttttaactttatgttccattatattttaaagttgaagaatacataaataaataaaatgatggtcttcttaaacggatccagactcgaatttaatTATCTGAGACAGAAGCTTGCcatgttcagtcctgacacaaacattgcctttaaagtttaacctagtaaaatgtaagctttataccacttttttttaccaagagctctctgagataatgccctaaaggagaccaggcaaatagaGAGCCATAGgattcacacactacagcttctaattttgacaaaattacttttaattatttcgcaatgacaacgaaatcatgagatttttgctaagctctgccaacgtacctctaacaattcgctccaaagcgacggaattaatatgatccaaaggaagttgtaaatacagacatacatatatacatagatatgtataaaatgactctaaaatgaatgaatgagcctcgtgaatgaatctttcacccgctctcagcttgacctgttttcagtggccatatatccgtcgcttatttctctttttctcgccaccaatatctgtttttatttctgttttacagaattgtagtgatctggctttcgtattcggttaCAGTGTGAAgctgggccaacatgtttgccgcttttctcaagccatcgcccacttgtcgtgtcctgcttctgatgcttcggaaacctacaaaatcatcctgtttccttgcagatatacgcgtcccttttgattgcaaacagcaaatcattactaaacattaaaagcagaagacatcccacgtaactgtatttaaaaagaagtccgtacaaagttattttaggtggaatccgtgctaaacactctggaagttcactgaaagtctccatttgcaatttttgtttatcctccaacgcctcgctttcatgactaggcaccagttttttcccgcgtgtccgccatttgtgaatacggtgtatggtCAGGCGATTTGAATTTATAGCCCTCGATaaggtatttttttaatgaagtcTTGAAACTAGAGTAACTTGTCAGTTCCGCAAGATTATGGGAAAGGGAGTTCCAAAGTTTAGGTCCTAGGTGGAGGATTGTGAACTGTTTAATGTTTCTTCTACAGAAATATGGTCGGTAGTTAATAGCATTTCAAGTATTATATGTGTGTACTTGGCGATTAGTAACAAAGGTGGTGTTAAAAGTATGAGGAAGGAGGTTATTATGATATGTGTACATAAAACACCCAACAAAGAACGCattaatgttaaaaatgtcaaggaTATTAAAAATTGACCGATCACAAAACAAGAAATGACTTAGTCATATAATAATTACCGTTATAAGGGGGCATGGGCTCCGCTATGCAGCCGTAAAGCTCAGCCCGCATTATTTTGAGAAGCGGTGCAGAAGTTGGGATGATGCGTACGAAGCGGGTGATGATTGGCTCAAGCAGTTTTACCACAACAGAATATTTTGCTTCGTGTGTATCCTTTGGACCTCTCAGTTCCTGCAACAACAATACTATGGTTTGTAGTTATGCAATAAACGAAATACATTAAAGCCAGCCAGGAAAGGTTTTATTTTTCACGGAAAActtatttaaaagtttgcaaCAATCTATTTTTGTGACACAGCTTTACTGCAAGTGACGCGAGGGAAGACTAGTCTATTCTGGTGGGTTATGTTGTTTTTAGAATTAAACTCTTTTATGTTATAACAAAAGGTGAGGTTAAAATAGCCATTTTACTCATTTTACTCCAAGGGGAAGCAACATTTTGCGCGTAAACGATTTTTCCAAGGTGAAATCGTCTAGGGAAAAATCTCTTGCTCGTAGGATAGGATTggtcatttgaatggtaacactgtCTAATGATTTGATCTAAGGAGCTACAGGTAGGAAGTTCATTTCAAATTTCCACGACTGACTTTGAAAGTGCTTTAAACTCTTAAAAGGTTAATTGTCACCTTGGGCTGTCCATGTTCATTGTAGTCAAGCCAATCAATGCTTGTGTTGCTGTACTTTAATTGAAAACTCTCCACGTAAAATGGAAAACCCGATCCAGCAGATCCCTGTGTAGCTATTCTTGTCACCTTTCTCAATGAGCCAAAATCAATCTAaaatgagaaaacaaaatttttcttaaacCATTCTTTGCTCCTATGCAGTACTAGGGACCTTAAAATGGCTACGATGGCGAAGACAACAATAACGtcataaaagcaataggttaaataaacaaaacaacaaatttgcacgtgcagcacaccttttttgtacatttctttgccgtcgctgcaGGACTACGCGACGTAAacatgcctaatttcacgttatatggagaacgtaaacaagcccgacgaaattttctttctctttctgaacttggatgtCGTTCCAAGGAACTCAACCCTTGAAGAGTtggcctacatttgacaaagtaagcgagttggaataatcataAGCAAAACAAGGTTGCTAAGTTTACCCAGGATTTTTCTACCTGAATATAATCTAGTGCCCCCATTGCTTCTTGCCATCCATTAGGAAATCCCCTGGGATTCTTGTTAAGGCGGATACCCGAGCGATCTGAAACAGTCAGAGTTGTGTCTACGCTATGTGTGAGAGCTTCATCCGTTATTTCTCCAGATTCCAGACCGACAGGGTAAATGCAGTTTTCTGTATGTAAAAAGTTGGTTATGTATGACTTGAATGGAGAAAGCAAGCAAACACATGGTGTAGCATCAGTTTCACAggctttccttttttccagGCAAACACGCATGTGCAGCGCGAGGGTGTAAGGAAGGGAGCGGGCCAACTCTTCCTCTTACCCACCCCGTCGCAGCTGCTTTAGTACCTGCGTTCTTAAGTCCAGTTTTCTCGCGATAGAAAGGAAATTCTGTGCAGGATGTTTTACAGAGATCGTTGAAGGCTGACATAGAACCATTAAATTAATGGAATTCGGCTGCGGCATTTTCAGAAATACTCTGAAGTTgccattgttttattttaagctTGTACCTCAGCATTGCAACGCGTTTTATTCAATACCAATTAAGTGTGTTTAAATACAATCATCAACTCGTGAACATACCAGGGCCTTCAGCCAAGCATCCAAACACCTCAAAGCGCATGCAAATCAATCTCTCCCAGTCCAGCGGTCTCACGCGGAGACTATAAGCCTCGATTTCATTGGTAAGCTGATGGGAGACTGGGGTTGACCTGTCTGAGTTTTCAACAAATTCCTACAAGcgaaattaaaattgttttcattcGTGTTTAACGATACATTTGGATCGTGGAGGAGGGCGTTCTTCGAAATACAAAGCTCTGACTTTTCCTTACCTTAACAAACCCGTTTTCTGTATAATTATGCCATACAACGTCATCACTACTGAATTGCATTATGTAACGCTTTACCCAATGTGACTTCTGACCTCTTCCATGAGTAACGATACGTGTCACGCATGTGTTCCTCGTGAAATCCAGCTGAATGTACTGCTGGGTGTCGGCAATAAACGCGCACCACGCATCATAGTAAGAAAATCCACCAATTGAAATGAGAATCCCTTACTTACGCCAGGCATGATATGGTCAAATTGATGCAATGCTGGAGACGTGATTAATTTCTCcagttttaatttctgtttattGTAACCAATAGAATTGCTGTCACACTTTGCCTTCATGCCATATCATTTATACATTTTCATGTACATTTGTTTGAACTGCTCTTAATATATACACTTTGTTTGCGTCCCAAACTTTTCCTTAAGCAAAAcatttttccaatttcttcTGGTCCCaaaataataaacttgaaaatatTGGTTATGCAAAATATTAACTGGTGGGTAAGGAGGGGGCAAGCAAGTGTATGATTGTAGGAAATTCGAAATGGTtgattttataaattttgttcaATGTAAGGGTAACTGCCTCTTACTGCGTAGTGAACACTACTTGGAAAGACACAGAGGGTAGGACAGTATTTtcgtaatatatagatttagccagggctaaaagcgaagctcctattaactcgaatttataatttaaatcaaacaataaacttgtattccacaaatcagttaactttagagcacattcatttgagtttgagggaaaggctaagttattttagagaaaaataatttgcaaacattCCATCTAAGaatgaacttaatcttacatcgagttgatagccctatatgtacacccaaaaaatagcaatcatcttcgatcacatttaagagccataatggctcttgatcacagtagattaggcctggaagacaaatcaggccgaattttttccgttcgacaagtttactttacaaaatcttgccaacaagtcgggggacgtgtaaaccaaccttttatactttttatacatcacatctgaggtgaaacagtaccatgaggtgctgcttttatcatacagacctcggtgcagtatgcagtatttcacaattttgcgagaaaaattgcactcattcaatattcaggatgatcgaagcacgcgtgggccaaaatcacctatacggctagccggttctcacttttgacaagcgccaaagtcgactgttaaaattaagattaatagagttatacgcttcaacataatatagaatttattatgtttattttttatttaatggttttataacgatgtgtaatcttcaaaagcgtttgatacgctcggcattttgactactcctgcaagcgatgttcatgagcaactgaaaacaaacggcacagcgattaaaattgcaaaagagactactaacaatcaataaaaagaaaataattcggtgaaacatatacagcgacaacaattttcattcacgaagacaagtattaaagtgtctctgaaaatccttgtttatgttttaagccggcttcccggtatttacttttttcaaagatgaactcgaggcaagaaaatcgctcaaaactTTCTTTTACTGCCAGAagtataactaaatattctttgtaaCGTTTCCTTTCTATTTGCGGTCAGAAAATGTCAAAATGCATTTTAAAGTTCTAAAAGCTAAGAATCAAACCaaaatcaaacctgatactcggtcagatcattgtctcaaatcttacaaacgtgcataaaccaaatagccgcataaactacgctcgacttcattaaattagatataaaaaacaaacatcaaatacaataattactcaggcttaccattcgagatgcactgaaaactatccagtaaggccagaatcgcttcagacttttcaactgTCTTAcccatcaagcaaggtgaaaaacgaaaacgatgccaaagcgacgtatttctcaaccaaaaacccaataaacaaactagccatcaataacagaagactcttgatagcagctgaatttcactttgtacattcagtggaaaacgacagttaaaaatatcacaagttgacacaaaactctgtcagcttcagctgtcaaagtaaacaagatttaagatgctgcataaattttccgctcaaaaaaaaaactcacctgacaaattttgaccaatcaaagtataaattggacgtagagcgtgaccaacgcgtgaccttggtgagaaaagtcaaaagtaacaggcatgtcttccctgcctgtaaaaactggctgaattttagcttccgaggtcagtttgaaatcaaaattttaattgtgtggcacacataaaacacaacatatttcatatgaattaaaaaaattaaacttgagcctgcaatcatttaaaaactagtaacttgtcagcggataacttcaaaaagatactcgacctcgatgagttgacacctGAGTCCgtgatacggtcaggtgatactggtcagcggataccctgttttgacagctgtcaattgatcacaacattgattgcaatatgtgtgcaatatcagtcttcctgtgctcccaaactagctagaaagtgtgagattgaacattggttgccctgtggtgcggaggGACGGGCGGaaggtgtacggtcacgtgattaccaaattttctgggatgggtagatttacttacccatggtgctccgcaggcgtgcttcgcgcgccagagctccgctattaattcGTACTGTACACGGGATGGAAACAGattcccccttcccccataCGCCAACTGATGTCATTCCAAATTTTTCAAATGATAACATTTCAAACCGTCTAATATACGGTCACCTCAGCCGAGCATTCCGGAGAAGGACTGAGAAGGAGGGAGAGAGAGTCAGTCTTACTTGGTCAGGCTTGACTTGGCTGTGTCTCCGAATAACTGGAGGACGCCGTAATCTGGTAATAGGGCACATTAGTATTCCGATCGTACAACTAGGCAAAATATTCATGTTAGCTATTACcagaggagggggggggggcacgaCTCCAATAGCGCCTGGTACTTGTTTCGTACAactacagacctcggacagaatgcactatttcacaattttgtaatacaaattgcactcattcaatctAACTAAAAATGAAGAACATTAAATTTAACAACTCGGAAAACTAACTCAATAGAGCAGATATTCGTCTTGGTCCAGGTTCAGTTCTTTGAGCTAGGCAACGAAATTCTTAAGATCGGAGGCCTCCCTAAAATGTCACCATTCAAGCCATGCTCTTTAACAATTACGAACAGTTTATTGTAAAGTGCTTTTTAAGAAAGTGTTCAGAGTACTTTTGTGACTATTCTTGCTTTCGTCATTGGCAGCACCTCACTTTGCGATTTGTTCAAAATTCTcgcgccattttttcaactaatTGGAAGTAACATTATATCAAACACTTCCAGCTTGCTTACATGCTTTTCCTGGTTTTTTCTCCGAAAACGTGTATTAAGAGGGGTTCATTTGATTACTAACTCGGAATGTGATTGGCGGACGTAACAAGTTTTTAATCGCTATCGCTTTGCAACCCGGTAGAGACATGAACCGTGGGTATCGATTGTGTTTTCAATGTAAAACAAAAGGCGGTCCCCAAggatgagggtctcaatggggttaaccgataggcgtaaaacggccaaaaatttagtcgatagccgtaaaaattgaaaaattttaaccgttagccgtaaatagggtaagaaagagttaaccgtaaaagaaattgttccctagatttgttagttttaaggaag from Porites lutea chromosome 1, jaPorLute2.1, whole genome shotgun sequence encodes the following:
- the LOC140943609 gene encoding EGF-like repeat and discoidin I-like domain-containing protein 3, producing MQFSSDDVVWHNYTENGFVKEFVENSDRSTPVSHQLTNEIEAYSLRVRPLDWERLICMRFEVFGCLAEGPENCIYPVGLESGEITDEALTHSVDTTLTVSDRSGIRLNKNPRGFPNGWQEAMGALDYIQIDFGSLRKVTRIATQGSAGSGFPFYVESFQLKYSNTSIDWLDYNEHGQPKELRGPKDTHEAKYSVVVKLLEPIITRFVRIIPTSAPLLKIMRAELYGCIAEPMPPYNGVPEYHRRTVLLDQEFGWLYVCMYTRDRSVSSCFSTSDGKDWRDISEHIISVIALDQISGWLFGVDRAMNFLRSTDDGVSWKKISSKHFYDIKNETFLKLSTGIPENMVSASPETFWSAATFRGRKWGVSASGIHMMTAGQSEWSMVASWKCCGSLLYACPHKLKLICIVTVTQNPSDLS